TCGGCTTGCCTAATCAAAGGACAGCAAATGGTGTGCCAATGGATGTAACTACCATGTGTCTTAAAGTCTCCGTGATTTTGCGGTTTCTCCTGGGACGATGTTTTAGAAGGTGAAATTTTCATTTACCTTTGATGGCTTGCTATATCGCATGTAAGGTGTTATTTTTAACACAAAGATTTCTCTTGGGTTACTTTTGATGTACGATCTAATAGATGAGTATTTGAATTATCTCACAGTGGAAAAAGGTGCCTCCTCTAATACCCTTGAGGCTTATAGTAGGGATATTATGCGGTTTGTGGATTTTATGGTCAGCAATGGACGTAAGTCTTTGGATGATATTACCTCGGAGGATGTACTGCTGTATCTTTTGTTTCTAGGGTCTATGGGTTTATCCCCTGTTACTGTTAACCGCAATCTTGCTGCTGTTCGAGGGTTTTTCCGGTATCTCCTTGGGGTGGGTAAGGTTAAGGCTTCACCATTTTCCGCGGCAAAGTCGATGAAAATGGGGTTTCGTCTCCCTGGTGTGATCAGCAAGGAAGAGATGTTCCGTTTGCTTTCTACGCCTACGGGGGAGTCGCCTGTTGATCTCAGGGACAGGGCGATTATGGAGCTTATGTACGCCACTGGACTTCGTGTTTCGGAAACAGTTTCATTGGAGCTTAAGAACATCAACTGGCAGGTGGGCTACCTTCATATAACCGGCAAGGGAGGGAAAGAAAGGATCGTTCCGGTGGCGAGATCGGCATTGGAGTGTGTCAGGATATATATAGAGAGAGCCCGTCCCGTATTGCTGCGTGGACGGATAAGTAACGTACTATTTATAAATAAGTCTGGCAGGCCGTTTAGCAGGCAGGGACTTTGGAAAGTAATTAGAAAGTACGCTACGAGAGTTGGTTTGGGGAAACGAGTACATCCCCATACCTTTCGTCATTCCTTTGCAACACACCTTTTGGAAGGGGGAGCAGATTTACGTTCTATCCAGCTCATGCTGGGTCATGCTGATATTTCTACCACACAAATCTACACCCATGTTACAGGTGAAAGAATCAAGGAAGTACATCGTAAATACCATCCGCGGGGATAGTTTTCTTAAGATCTGTGGTTATGAAGTGGTTGAAGTTTTCAGGTAATGTAAAGTTAATAAGGGTATTTTTGATCTTTGTTTTGGTTGTGGTGACTTTCACGGTCTCAGTCCTCGTTTTATTTTCTGCGGGAACTCTTGATTTTAATCTTTCGTTGAAACGAATGGTTGGTGCCTTTTCATCCACGTTTTTAGGAAGAGCCCCGACGGTTTACTTTCTATACGGTGAGAAAAATGGGTTGGAGTTCAAGAGTGATCTGAAAGATCCACTGGAGATCTCATCTAATGATCAGTTTGTCATAAAAGGGGTGGTAACAGATGTACTTTTCGGTGGGGATGTGCGGGTGGAAGTTCCAGGTTTAGTGGATGGTGATTGTGTTGGAAGGTTACTGAAGGG
The genomic region above belongs to Syntrophales bacterium and contains:
- the xerD gene encoding site-specific tyrosine recombinase XerD, whose product is MYDLIDEYLNYLTVEKGASSNTLEAYSRDIMRFVDFMVSNGRKSLDDITSEDVLLYLLFLGSMGLSPVTVNRNLAAVRGFFRYLLGVGKVKASPFSAAKSMKMGFRLPGVISKEEMFRLLSTPTGESPVDLRDRAIMELMYATGLRVSETVSLELKNINWQVGYLHITGKGGKERIVPVARSALECVRIYIERARPVLLRGRISNVLFINKSGRPFSRQGLWKVIRKYATRVGLGKRVHPHTFRHSFATHLLEGGADLRSIQLMLGHADISTTQIYTHVTGERIKEVHRKYHPRG